The following proteins are co-located in the Enoplosus armatus isolate fEnoArm2 chromosome 8, fEnoArm2.hap1, whole genome shotgun sequence genome:
- the lamtor5 gene encoding ragulator complex protein LAMTOR5: MESTLEQHLDDTMKNPAVVGVLCTDQQGHNLGCRGSLSDEHGGVVSVLSKQAAALTRDPTDSPTVCLESESGNILVRSHGTITVAVHKIAS, translated from the exons ATGGAGTCGACCCTCGAGCAGCATCTTGATGACAC CATGAAAAACCCAGCAGTTGTCGGTGTGCTCTGCACGGATCAACAAGGACACAACCTGGGCT GCCGCGGATCCCTGTCTGATGAACATGGCGGCGTCGTGTCCGTTTTGTCCAAACAAGCTGCAGCTCTCACCAGAGACCCGACAGACTCTCCAACTGTGTGCCTGGAGTCTGAGTCAGG aaaCATTCTGGTGAGGAGTCATGGGACCATCACAGTAGCAGTTCACAAGATAGCATCCTGA
- the prok1 gene encoding prokineticin-1 — protein MTDWKAGDPVRGAGETVNSCCPVLRVLRESSSPVAVMGFRVVLLSFLLVSLSWSKGAVITGACERDMQCGFGLCCAVSLWLRGLRMCVPRGVEGDECHPFSHKVPYPGKRQHHTCPCLPHLVCTRYADSKYRCTDDFKNMDF, from the exons ATGACTGACTGGAAAGCCGGGGATCCAGTACGAGGTGCCGGAGAGACCGTTAACAGCTGTTGTCCAGTGTTGAGGGTGCTGAGAGAGTCCAGTTCTCCTGTTGCTGTCATGGGCTTCAGGGTGGTGCTGCTGTCCTTCCTCCTGGTGTCCCTGAGCTGGTCCAAAGGAGCCGTCATCACAGGG GCCTGTGAGCGAGACATGCAGTGTGGTTTTGGTCTTTGCTGTGCCGTCAGTCTGTGGCTGAGGGGTCTGAGGATGTGCGTCCCGAGAGGCGTAGAAGGGGACGAATGCCACCCCTTTAGCCACAAG GTGCCGTATCCAGGGAAAAGGCAACATCACACCTGCCCCTGTCTCCCCCACTTGGTGTGCACCAGGTACGCCGATAGCAAGTATAGATGTACTGACGACTTCAAAAACATGGACTTTTAA